Genomic DNA from Frondihabitans sp. PAMC 28766:
CCGACATCGCGAAGCGCATCGACATGCCCGCCTACACGGCCGCGTACGGCACGCTCAAGCACGAGACGCCCTCGGTCGCCACACTGCCCAAGGCGGCCCAGAAGCCGCAGGTCGACTGGTCGCTCAACCTCTCGTACGCGATCCAGTGGGTGATGTTCGCCGTGGCCGCGTTCGGCTTCTTGGTCTATGTGATCCGGCAGGAGTACGACGTGCTCTACAGCGACGAGGAGGACCAGCGCTGGCTCGAAGAAGAGCGCGAGCGCAAGCGCCAGAGGCGCGGCCCGACCGATGCCGACATCGAGGACGACGAGCTCGACGAGGCCGGCTACGTGTCGTCACGCCCGGGCACCCGCATCAGTCGCTGACTCCGGTTGACCCGCACTTCGGGCGGCTTTCGGCACCTCGCCCAGGTGAGGTGCCGAAAGACCACCGGGAGGTGCGGGGCCGGCGCGGAGGGCTCTATGCGAGGGTGATGAGGTCCGAGTAGTCGGGCGTCCAGTGGTCTTCGGTGCCCTCGGGCATGATGAGCACGCGCTCGGGGTTCAGCGCCTCCACAGCGCCCTCGTCGTGGCTGACGAGCACCACGGCGCCCTCGTAGTTGTTGAGGGCGTCCAGGATCTCGAGGCGGCTCGCCGGATCGAGGTTGTTGGTCGGTTCGTCGAGCAGCAGCACGTTCGCGCCGGAGACCACGATCATCGCCAGAGCGAGGCGGGTCTTCTCGCCACCCGACAGCACTCCGGCGGGCTTCGCCGAGTCGTCGCCCGTGAAGAGGAACGAGCCCAGCACGCGCCGCGCTTCCATCTCGGTGATGTTCGGCGACGACGACACCATGTTCTCGAGCACGCTGCGCTTGACGTCGATCGTCTCGTGCTCCTGGGCGTAATAGCCGACGCGCAGGCCGTGGCCCGGCTCGAGCTGCCCGGTGTCGGGCTCGTCGACCCCGGCCAGGATGCGCAGGAGGGTCGTCTTGCCGGCACCGTTCAGGCCCAGGATGACGACCTTCGACCCGCGGTCGATGGCGAGGTCGACGGCGGTGAAGATCTCGAGCGAGCCGTAGCTCTTCGAGAGGTTCGTCGCCATGAGCGGGGTGCGACCGCAGGCGGCCGGCGTCGGGAAGCGGAGCTTGGCGACGCGATCGACGACGCGGACGTCGTCGAGCCCTGCGAGCAACTTCTCGGCGCGAGCGACCATCTGGTGTGCCGCAGCGGCCTTCGACGCCTTGGCGCCGAAGCGCGCGGCCTGCTTCTGCAGCTGGCCGGCCTGCTTCTCGGCCGTGGCGCGCTCTTTCTTGCGGCGCTCCTCGTCGGAAGCGCGCTGGCGCTGATAGTGCTTCCAGCCCATGTTGTAGATGTCGATCTGCTGGCGGTTCGCGTCGAGGTAGAAGACGCGATTGACCACCTCGTCGACCAGCTGGATGTCGTGGCTGATCACGATCACACCGCCCTGGTACGTCTTCAGGTATTCGCGCAGCCAGACGATCGAGTCGGCGTCGAGGTGGTTGGTCGGTTCGTCGAGGATCATCGTCTCGGCGGCCGAGAACAGGATGCGCGCGAGCTCGATACGACGGCGCTGGCCGCCCGAGAGGGTCGACAGCGGCTGGTCGAGGATGCGGTCGGGCAGGCTCAGGTTCGACGCGATGCTGGCGGCCTCCGCCTCGGCCGCGTAGCCGCCGAGGGCGGTGAAGCGGTCGTCGAGGTCGCCGTACCGCTTCATCGCCTTCTCGGCCACCGCCGCGTCGTCGCTCCCCATCTCCTGGGTCGCCTTCTGGATTCCGAGCAGGATCTGCCCGAGGCCGCGCGCATCGAGGATGCGGGTCCGCGCGAGGTCCTCGGGGTTGCCTGAGCGGGGATCCTGCGGCAGATAGCCGATCTCGCCCGTCTTCTCGATCTTGCCGCCCGTGGGCAGAGTCTCGCCCGCCAGCGTCTTGGTCATGGTGGTCTTGCCCGCGCCGTTACGGCCGACCAGGCCGATCTTGTCGCCCTTGTCGACCCGGAAGGTGACGTCCTCCATCAGGAGGCGAGCGCCAACGCGAATCTCGAGGTCGTGCACGGAGAGCACAGCAAAAGTCCAATCATCTGAGGAGGTGTCCACAACGCCGCCCGCCGGTGGGCCGCCCCTAGGATGAAAGGGATCGATGCGTGGAACCGTCTTACGGGCGTGTTCATACAAGACAACGCGCCGATCGACCTACTTATTCTAGGAGATTCCATGACGACCAACGCCCAGACCGCTCTGCGGCCGGTTCTCGCCGATCGATTCGTGCGCAAGAGCGTCGCCACCGACGTCGCCCTGATCGCGGGGGGCGTCGCCTTCGTCAGCCTTCTCGCGCAGGTCGAGATCCCGCTGTGGCCCGTGCCGATCACCGGCCAGACCCTTGCCGTCATGCTCGTCGGCGCAACACTCGGCGCCCGCCGCGGTGCCCTCTCGCTCACCGCGTACATGGTGCTCGGCCTCATCGGGCTCCCGATCTTCGCCGGCCACTCGACCGGCACCCTGTCGCTGCCGAGCTTCGGCTTCGTCATCGGTTTCATCCCGGCCGCCGCCGTCGTCGGCTGGCTGTCGCAGCGCAACTGGGACAAGCACGTCGTGCGATCGATCGCCGCATTCTTCCTCGCCAGCCTGATCCCGTTCGCCATCGGTCTGCCCTACCTCGCCGCATCGCTCGCCCAGCTGGGTCTCCCCCACGGTTTTGGCGCCGTCATGGCGGCCGGCTTCACCCCGTTCATCCTCGGCGGCATCGTCAAGTGGGTCATCGCGGCGGGGGCCCTGCCCCTCGCGTGGCGCGGCGCCCGTGCGCTCGGCGCCCGCCGCGACCGCTAGCCGAGCCCGCCCGCTCTGCCTCGACCACCGGGCGACACCGCAGCCGACACGACGAAACCCCCGCCCGAGGGCAGGGGTTTCGACGGAGCGAATCCTGAGCTAGATGCTGAAGCCGATGGCCCGCATCATGTCGCGACCGTCGTCGGTGATGCGCTCGGGGCCCCACGGCGGCATCCACACCCAGTTGATGCGGAAGGCGTCGACCACTCCGTCGAGGGCGTTGGCCGTCTCGGACTCGATCACGTCGGTGAGCGGGCAGCCGGCCGAAGTGAGCGTCATGCTGATGATCAGCGCGTTCTCCACCTCGTCGTCGAGCGCGAGGTCGTAGATCAATCCGAGGTCGACGACGTTGACGCCGAGCTCGGGGTCCATGACCTCTTTGAGCGCCTCTTCGACCTGGTCGAACTTCTCGGGAGCGAGTGCGAGCGGCATGGTCAGGCCCCCGCGACGGCGCCGGCCGTGGCAGCAGCGGCCTCGGCGGCGGATGCGGCGACGTAGCGGTCGTAACCTTCGTTTTCGAGCTGGTCGGCCAGCTCGGGGCCGCCCTGCTCGGCGACGTGGCCGTCGACGAAGACGTGCACGAAGTCGGGCTTGATGTATCGGAGGATGCGCGTGTAGTGCGTGATCATCAGGATGCCGAGGCCGGTCGCGTCGTGAGCCCGGTTGACGCCCTCGGAGACGATCTTGAGCGCGTCGACGTCGAGCCCCGAGTCGGTCTCGTCGAGGATCGCGAACTTCGGCTTGAGCAACTCGAGCTGCATGATCTCGTGGCGCTTCTTCTCGCCGCCCGAGAAGCCCTCGTTGACGTTGCGCTCGGCGAACGACGAGTCCATCTTGAGGTCGCTCATGTGCTGACGCAGGTCTTTGACCCAGGTGCGGAGAGCGGGCGCCTCGCCGTCCAGCGCGGTCTTCGCCGTGCGGAGGAAGTTCGCGACGGTTACGCCGGGGATCTCGACGGGGTACTGCATGGCGAGGAAGAGGCCGGCCTTCGCGCGCTGGTCGACGGTCATGTCGAGCACTTCCTGGCCATCGAGCTTGATCGAACCGCCGTCGACCTTGTAGCGGGGGTGGCCGGCGATCGTGTACGCGAGAGTCGACTTGCCTGAGCCGTTGGGGCCCATGACGGCGTGGATCTCGCCCTGCTTGATGGTCAGGTCGACACCCTTGAGGATGGGCTTGTTGCCCTGCTCGGTGTCGATCGAGACCTGGAGATCGCGGATTTCGAGGGTTGACATGTTGTTGTTCCTTTTGCTGAGGAGATGACGATTAAGAGGCGGCGACGTTCGTGGAGACGTCTACGAAGACGTCGCCGTCGACGACCGACACGGCGAAAACGGGCACCGGCTCGTAGGCCGGCAGGGTGAGCGGCTTGCCGCTCGTCAGCTCGAACTTCGAGCCGTGCGCCCAGCATTCGAGGGTGTCGTCTTCGACGAAGCCCTCCGACAGCGAGATGTCGCCGTGGGTGCAGGTGTCGCCAAGGGCGTGCAACTGACCGGCCGAGTCGCGCACGACTGCGACGGGGACGCCGTCGACGACGACGCGGATCGCGTCGGACACCTCGACGTCGGAGTCGGCGCAGACCTTCGTGGCCATCAGGCGTCGGCCTCGGAGGTCGAAGCGGCCGCAGCCGGAGCATCAGGCGCAGCAGCCGCAGCCGGCGCAGCCTTGGGTGCGGCGACAGGAGTCGGCCCAGAGCCCGGGAGCTTGTCGACGTAGACCGGGGCGTGCGTCGACTCGTGCAGAGCGTCGGCCTCGGCACGCGACCGCGCGCCGTCGGCGAGCTCTTCTTCGAGAGCCGCGATGAGGCGATCCTGCAGCGTCTCGTCTCCGATGTGCTGCACGATCTCGCTGAGGAAGCCCAGCACGACTATGCGTCGCGCCTCTTCTTCGGGGATGCCGCGCGACTCGAGGTAGAAGAGGTGCTCGTCGTCGAAACGACCCGTGGCCGACGCGTGGCCGGCACCGAGGATGTCGCCGGTCTCGATCTCGAGGTTCGGGATCGAGTCGGCGCGCGTGCCCTCCGAGAGGACCAGGTTGCGGTTCTGCTCGTACGAGTCGGTGCCGGGCGCGGTGCGGCCGATCAGCACGTCGCCGATCCACACCGTGCGTGCGCCGTCGCCCTGCAGGGCGCCCTTGTAGTTGACGCGGCTCTTGGTCTTCGGGGCGTCGTGGTTGACGTAGACCTGCTGCTCGAGGTGCTGACCCGCGTCGGCGAAGTACACGCCGTTCAGGTCGACGTCGGCGCCCTGCTCGGCAAGGTGCGCCGACGGGTTGACTCGCACGATCGAGCCGCCGAGGCTCACGACGAAGTGCTTCAAGACGGCGTCGCGGCCGAGGCGCGCGAACTGGCTCGACAGGTGGATCGCCTCGTCGTCCCATTCCTGAACGCTGACGACGGTGAGGTGTGCGCCCTCGTCGACGACGATCTCGACGTTCTCGACGAGGTTCGCCTTGCCGCTGTTGAGCAGGATCACGTGAGCGGACGAGTTCGCCGTCGCGTGGATCACCGTGTGGCCGGCGTGCGGCTGGTCGGTGAGGCCCGAGCGGCCGATCGTGATCGTCGATGCCTCGTCGCCGGTCAGCGTGACGAGCAGGACGTTCTCGACGCTCGACCAGGCGTTCGCCGAGGCCTTGTCTTCGGGCGTGCCCGCCTGGCCCACGAGCTCGTGGGTCGGCGACACCCACTCGACGGAGGCCCCGGGCGTCTCGCGAGCGAGGTAGGCATAGGGCGATCCGTCGAGCGGGCCGTCGATGAGTGGCCGGAGCTTCGCCACGGGGCTCTGCTTCCAGTCGACCTCGCGGCCGGTGACGTCGGGGAAGGCGGCAGGATCAGCGGACGCGAAACGAGCCGATCGCGTCTGGACCGGAACCTTGTGATCCTTGCTGCCCCATCCGCCGTCGCTGTGAGCGCCGGCCCCGTGCTGAACGGGTGCGTCGGTAGCTGCCGTGTCCGTGGGGGTCTGTGTTGGTGCGGGAGTTGCGGACATCTAGCCGACGGATCCTTCCATGCTCATCTCGATGAGCTTGTTCAATTCGAGTGCGTACTCCATCGGGAGCTCACGGGCGATCGGCTCGATGAAGCCGCGGACGATCATGGCCATGGCCTCGTCTTCGGCCATTCCGCGCGACATCAGGTAGAAGAGCTGCTCTTCGCTGACCCGCGAGACGGTGGCCTCGTGGCCGAGCTGCACGTCGTCGACGCGGATGTCGATCGCCGGGTAGGTGTCGGAGCGCGAGATGGTGTCGACGAGCAGGGCGTCGCAGCGCACCGTGTTGGCGGCGTGGTGCGCACCCTCGTCGACCCGGACCTCTCCGCGGTAGCCGGCGCGGCCTCCGCCGCGGGCGATGGACTTCGAGACGATCGACGACGTCGTGTAGGGCGCCATGTGGATCATCTTCGCGCCGGCGTCCTGGTGCTGGCCCGGGCCTGCGAAGGCGACGGAGAGCGTCTCGCCCTTGGCATGCTCGCCCGCGAGGTAGATCGACGGGTACTTCATCGTCACCTTCGAGCCGATGTTGCCGTCGATCCACTCCATGGTCGCGCCCTCGTGAGCGATGGCGCGCTTGGTGACCAGGTTGTAGACGTTGTTCGACCAGTTCTGGATGGTCGTGTAGCGAACGCGGGCGTTCTTCTTGACGATGATCTCGACCACGGCCGAGTGCAGCGAGTCGCTCTTGTAGATCGGGGCTGTGCAGCCCTCGATGTAGTGGACGTACGAGCCCTCGTCGGCGATGATCAGCGTGCGCTCGAACTGGCCCATGTTCTCGGTGTTGATGCGGAAGTAGGCCTGCAGCGGGATCTCGACCCGCACGTTCTTGGGCACGTAGACGAACGAGCCGCCCGACCAGACGGCGGTGTTGAGCGCGGCGAACTTGTTGTCGCCGGCGGGGATCACGGTGCCGAAGTACTCTTCGAAGAACTCGGGGTGCTCACGGAGCGCCGTGTCGGTGTCCATGAAGATGACGCCCTGGGCCTCGAGGTCTTCGCGGATCTGGTGATAGACGACCTCCGACTCGTACTGCGCGGCGACGCCGGCGACGAGACGGTTGCGCTCGGCCTCGGGGATGCCGAGCTTCTCGTAGGTGGCCTTGATGTCGTCGGGAAGCTCTTCCCAGCTGCCGGCCTGCTTCTCGGTCGAGCGTACGAAGTACTTGATGTTGTCGAAGTCGATGCCCGAGAGGTCGGCGCCCCACGTCGGCATGGGCTTCTTCTCGAAGAGGCTGAGCCCCTTGAGGCGGTTCTTGAGCATCCACGCGGGTTCGCTCTTGAGATTCGAGATGTCGGTGACGACCTCGGGGTTTACACCGCGTCGGGCAGAGGCCCCCGCAGCGTCGGAGTCGGCCCAGCCGAACTCGTATTGGCCCAGGCCTTCGAGCTCGGGGCGGTCGATCAGCACATCGGACATAACTACCTCTTTCTCTGCCGTCTCGAACCTTCACGCTCGTTGCGGCATTCCCTCTGGGGATCACTCCCGACGGGTGGCTGCCCTCGGCATCTGCCGGAGACAAGGGATCAGGGCGACCGCCCAGAACTGAGTCCATAGACTTGGAAAGCTGAGCTGCAAGGTGTGGTCTGCGTCGACGCACCGATTCCGGGTGTGTTCCTGAACCCGTCGATTCTACAGGTCAGCGCCGTTAAGTGAACGAAGGGCACCAAAGCGTGAGCAATGCACAGGCAACCTCGATGAATCCGCTGCAGCGGGCGTGGTCCTGGCTGCCGACGTCGGTCGACTACCGGGTCAGGGTCGCGGCGTGGGCGTCGCTCGTCTGTCAGATCGTTCTCGTCGGCACGGGCGGTCTCGTCCGGCTGACCAGCTCGGGTCTCGGCTGCCCCACGTGGCCGCAGTGCGGCGACGGCTCCATCGTCACCACGCCGGCGCTCGGCTATCACGGCGTCATCGAGTTCGGCAACCGCCTGCTGACGTTCGTGCTGGTGATCATCGTGATCGCCGCGTTCCTCAGTATCCTGCGCATCCGTCGCGTCCGCCGCGACCTGTTCTGGCTGACGTTCATCCAGGGCATGTCGATCCCGTTCCAGGCGGTGCTCGGCGGCATCAGCGTGCTCGCCAAGCTGAACCCTTACGTGGTGGGCTCGCACTTCATCGTGTCGATGATCCTGGTGAGGATCGCGACGACCCTGGTTTACCGGGTCACCCGCGGCCCGCGCAGCGACACCGCCGCCACTCCCCCGTGGTTCGCAGTCGTCACGCGCATCACTGCCGTCTTCGTGGCCATCACCGTGGTCCTCGGCATCCTGACCACCGGCGCCGGCCCGCACGCGGGCGATGCGCACACGCACCGCAACGGGCTGGACCCGAAGGTCATCGAGGTGTTCCACGCGATCCCGGCGTTCGCCGTCTTCGGGCTCACCATCGTGCTGATGATCGCGGTGGTCCGGCTCGGGTTGCCGCGGCGCTTCGTGACGATGCTGCTCTGCGTCGAGATCGCCCAGATCGCCGTGGGCCTCACGCAGGCCAACACGGGGCTGCCGGCGCTGCTCGTCGGCGCCCACCTCGTGCTCGCAGCCCTTCTCGTCTCGGCGATGACCGCGGTCACGCACACTCTTCAGTCGGACGCCGATCTCACCGAGCCAGTCGACGAGGCCGCGGTCGCCGCGGCCACCAGCTAGGGCTCTCGCACCTTCGAGCGGCTCGCGGCATCTCTCCTAGGCAGAGTGCTGTTGTCCGTCCGGCGGTGTCGGAATCATGGTGCGCAGTTCGGCGGCGAGCTGAGCCGTGTCGACGGGCCCGGTTGTGTCGACGCGAATCACAGGGAAGCCGGAGATCGGACGCGCGGTGCGGGCGCTCGCCTCCCACTCCGGCATCCGGTTGGCGTCGTCGTGGACGGCGTGTCGCGGCCGGGTCGTGAAGCGTTCGCGGAGCACCTCTAAGGGCGCTTCGCACCAGATTTCTACGCCCGACGTGACGCCTGCGACCTTCAGCCCTCGCGCGAAGAACTCCTCGTCGCGGCCGGTACCCCAGAACGACTCGACGAGCACCGGGCCGTCGATCATGCCGACGACACGCCAGACGACGTCCTGCGAGAGCCCGCCGAGATCGCGCGTCGGCAGTGGTGCCCCCACGGCTTCGACCAACGCCTCTTTGACGGCGTCCTTGGCCACGAGCGGCAGATCCAGCTCGGCCCGCAGGATGCGCGACAAGGTGGTCTTGCCCGAGGCCGGGGCGCCGTTCACCACGACGGCGAAAGTCGCCACGACACTTCTTCCTACAAAAAGTGAGGCAGCAGCGGGTCGACACCGACGGCGATGAAGATGAGCGTCATGTACGTGATCGAGGCGCCGAAGACTTTCATCGGCTTCACGTCGATCGCGTGTGTGATCGCGCGGCTGTAGAGACGGTGCGACTCGACGATGAACCACACGCCGGCCGCCACGGCGACGACCGTGTAGAGGATGCCCATGTGGGCGACGGGGATCAGCAGCAGCGAGCATGCGACGGTGGCCCAGGCGTACAGGATCACCTGCAGGCCGACGTGCGCGCGGCCCCGGACCACGGCCAGCATGGGCACGTCGACGGAGGCGTAGTCGTCGCGGTACCGCATCGACAGCGGCCAGTAGTGCGGCGGAGTCCAGAGGAAGATGATGCCGAAAAGGATCAGCGGCGTCCACCCGAGCGAGTCGGTCACGGCCGCCCAGCCGATCAGCACCGGCATGCAGCCGGCGATGCCGCCCCAGACGATGTTCTGGGGGGTGCGGCGCTTGAGCCACAGCGTGTACACGATGACGTAGAACAGGATCGCGAAGAGCGAGAGCGCCGCCGCAAGCACGTTGACCGTGAGCGCGAGCCAGACGATCGACGCCACGCCCATCACGTACGAGAAGATCAGCGCCTCGCGATCGGTGACGTCGCCGGTGACGAGCGCCCGATCGGCTGTGCGCTTCATGACGCGGTCGATGTCGCGGTCGATGTAGCAGTTGAAGGCCGAGGCCGAGCCTGCGCTGAGGGCACCGCCGATGAGCGTCGCGGCGATGAGCCAGAGGTTCGGGATGCCGCCCTGGGCCAGGAACATCGTCGGCGCCGTCGTGACGAGCAGCAACTCCATCACGCGGGGCTTGGTCAGCGAGATGTAGGCACGGACCTTGCGCTTGGCACCGATGCGGCGCCACGTGGGGCGCTCGCGAGTCGGATTCGAGCGGGTGTCGACTGCTGTCATACGTCCTCTAAGTGCGAGGTCTCCCCGCAGGAAGACGAGTGACCGACCAGGCTGATCTGTGGCCGGTTCAAGTCTAAGCGATGAATGTCTACGCTGACGGCGATCCATCCAGCGGCAAGCGGGCGGCCGACCCCTCGACGTCCCTATACTGGCAGGTGCTTGCCAGTTGCAGGGCACAGGGCGCCGATCACACTGTTCGTGTCGATGTCGCCGCGTCGATGAGTCCATCGGCACACACCCGCATCCGGGCCGATAACACGGTCGAGCCGATGACGTCTCGGCAGGCGCTGTCCGTGCGGGAGCGAAACCCGCGCAATCTCGCATCAAGAAGGGTCATCCTCAAGTGGCAGATCTGCAATGGGAATCCATTGACGAAAAGGCAGTCAACACGGTGCGCGTCCTCGCGGCCGACGCGGTCCAGAAGGTGGGGAACGGCCACCCGGGCACCGCGATGAGCCTGGCGCCCGCCGCATACCTCCTGTTCCAAAAGGTGATGCACCGCGACCCCAGCGACAGCACCTGGATCGGGCGCGACCGCTTCATCCTCTCGGTCGGGCACTCCTCGCTCACCCAGTACATCCAGTTCTATCTGGGCGGCTACGGGCTCGAGCTGAAAGACCTCGAGGAGCTCCGCACCTGGGGCTCCAAGACCCCGGGTCACCCCGAGTACGGCCACACCGACGGAATCGAGATCACCACCGGCCCTCTGGGCCAGGGTCTCGCCTCTTCCGTCGGCTTCGCCTACGCGTCCCGCTTCGAGCGTGGCCTGTTCGACGCTGACGCGGCACCGGGCACCAGCCCGTTCGACCACTTCGTCTACGTGATCGCCGGCGACGGCGACATGCAGGAGGGCATCACCAGCGAGGCCGCCTCGCTCGCCGGCCACCAGCAGCTCGGCAACCTCATCGCGATCTACGACTCGAACCAGATCTCGATCGAGGACGACACCAACATCGCCTTCACTGAAGACGTTCACAAGCGCTTCCTCGCCTACGACTGGGATGTCCAGGTCGTCGACTGGAAGAAGACCGGCGAGTACGTCGAAGACGTCGCCGAGTTGAACGACGCGATCGAGAAGGCCAAGGGCGTCACCGACAAGCCGTCGCTGATCATCCTCAAGACCATCATCGCGTGGCCCTCCCCCACCAAGCAGAACTCCGGCAAGGCGCACGGCTCGGCCCTCGGCACCGAAGAGATCGCGGCTCTGAAGAAGATCCTCGACTTCAACCCCGACAAGTCGTTCGACGTCGACCCCGCCGTCCTCGAGCACACCCGCAAGGCCGTCGAGCGCGGCCAGGCGCAGCACGCCGAATGGAACGAGAAGCTCGAGGCGTGGGCTTCGGCCAACCCCGAGAAGAACGCGCTGCTCAATCGCATGCTCGCCGGCGAGCTCCCCACCGATCTCGAGGGTGCACTGCCCGTGTTCGAGCCCGGCAAAGAGGTCTCGACCCGTGCCGCGTCCGGCAAGGTCATCAACGCCATCGCCGGCGTCCTGCCCGAGTTCTGGGGCGGCTCGGCCGACCTCGCCGAGTCGAACCTCACCTCGATCACCGATGCCAAGTCGTTCGTCCCCACCGAGTGGTCGACCCACGAGTGGTCGGGGAACCCCTACGGCCGCGTGCTGCACTTCGGCATCCGCGAGCACGCCATGGGCGCGATCCTGAACGGAATCGTGCTGCACGGCAACACGCGCCCCTTCGGCGGCACGTTCCTGATCTTCTCCGACTACATGCGCCCGGCCGTCCGTCTCGCCGCGCTCATGAAGGCGCCGACCACCTACGTCTGGACCCACGACTCCGTGGCCCTCGGCGAGGACGGCCCGACGCACCAGCCGATCGAGCAGCTCTGGGCGCTTCGTGCGATCCCCGACTTCTCGCTGGTCCGCCCGGCCGACGCCAACGAGACCTCCTACGCGTGGCTGACGATCCTTCAGCGTTTCTCCGGCCCCGAGGGCCTCGCCCTCAGTCGGCAGAACCTCCCGGTCTTCGAGCGCGGCGAGGGCGAGGCCACCGGCGACACCTTCGCTTCGGCGAAGTACGTCTCGAAGGGCGCCTACGTGCTCGCCGAGGCCCCGGGCGGCACCCCCGACGTGATCCTGATCGCGACGGGCTCCGAGGTGCAGATCGCCGTCGAGGCACGCGAGGTGCTGCGCGGCGAGGGAATCAACGCCCGCGTCGTCTCCGCCCCCAGCCTCGACTGGTTCGACGAGCAGAGCGACGACTACAAAGAGTCCGTCCTGCCGTCGTCGGTCAAGGCGCGCGTGTCGATCGAAGCCGGTATCGCACTCGGCTGGAAGAACTACATCGGCGACGCCGGCCGCAGCGTCTCGATCGAGCACTTCGGTGCCTCGGCCGACTACAAGACCCTGTTCGAGAAGTTCGGCATCACCACCGAGGCCGCCGTCTCGGCCGCGAAAGAGTCCCTCAACGAACTCGCCGCTCTCTGAGCCCCGAGAAGAAGAAGAGAAGAAAATGACTGACATCCAGACCACAGCAACGACCCCGACCGCGCAGCTCTCCGCTGCCGGCGTGAGCATCTGGCTCGACGACCTCT
This window encodes:
- a CDS encoding ABC-F family ATP-binding cassette domain-containing protein, giving the protein MLSVHDLEIRVGARLLMEDVTFRVDKGDKIGLVGRNGAGKTTMTKTLAGETLPTGGKIEKTGEIGYLPQDPRSGNPEDLARTRILDARGLGQILLGIQKATQEMGSDDAAVAEKAMKRYGDLDDRFTALGGYAAEAEAASIASNLSLPDRILDQPLSTLSGGQRRRIELARILFSAAETMILDEPTNHLDADSIVWLREYLKTYQGGVIVISHDIQLVDEVVNRVFYLDANRQQIDIYNMGWKHYQRQRASDEERRKKERATAEKQAGQLQKQAARFGAKASKAAAAHQMVARAEKLLAGLDDVRVVDRVAKLRFPTPAACGRTPLMATNLSKSYGSLEIFTAVDLAIDRGSKVVILGLNGAGKTTLLRILAGVDEPDTGQLEPGHGLRVGYYAQEHETIDVKRSVLENMVSSSPNITEMEARRVLGSFLFTGDDSAKPAGVLSGGEKTRLALAMIVVSGANVLLLDEPTNNLDPASRLEILDALNNYEGAVVLVSHDEGAVEALNPERVLIMPEGTEDHWTPDYSDLITLA
- a CDS encoding biotin transporter BioY; its protein translation is MTTNAQTALRPVLADRFVRKSVATDVALIAGGVAFVSLLAQVEIPLWPVPITGQTLAVMLVGATLGARRGALSLTAYMVLGLIGLPIFAGHSTGTLSLPSFGFVIGFIPAAAVVGWLSQRNWDKHVVRSIAAFFLASLIPFAIGLPYLAASLAQLGLPHGFGAVMAAGFTPFILGGIVKWVIAAGALPLAWRGARALGARRDR
- a CDS encoding metal-sulfur cluster assembly factor, producing the protein MPLALAPEKFDQVEEALKEVMDPELGVNVVDLGLIYDLALDDEVENALIISMTLTSAGCPLTDVIESETANALDGVVDAFRINWVWMPPWGPERITDDGRDMMRAIGFSI
- the sufC gene encoding Fe-S cluster assembly ATPase SufC, encoding MSTLEIRDLQVSIDTEQGNKPILKGVDLTIKQGEIHAVMGPNGSGKSTLAYTIAGHPRYKVDGGSIKLDGQEVLDMTVDQRAKAGLFLAMQYPVEIPGVTVANFLRTAKTALDGEAPALRTWVKDLRQHMSDLKMDSSFAERNVNEGFSGGEKKRHEIMQLELLKPKFAILDETDSGLDVDALKIVSEGVNRAHDATGLGILMITHYTRILRYIKPDFVHVFVDGHVAEQGGPELADQLENEGYDRYVAASAAEAAAATAGAVAGA
- a CDS encoding Rieske 2Fe-2S domain-containing protein; this translates as MATKVCADSDVEVSDAIRVVVDGVPVAVVRDSAGQLHALGDTCTHGDISLSEGFVEDDTLECWAHGSKFELTSGKPLTLPAYEPVPVFAVSVVDGDVFVDVSTNVAAS
- the sufD gene encoding Fe-S cluster assembly protein SufD; this translates as MSATPAPTQTPTDTAATDAPVQHGAGAHSDGGWGSKDHKVPVQTRSARFASADPAAFPDVTGREVDWKQSPVAKLRPLIDGPLDGSPYAYLARETPGASVEWVSPTHELVGQAGTPEDKASANAWSSVENVLLVTLTGDEASTITIGRSGLTDQPHAGHTVIHATANSSAHVILLNSGKANLVENVEIVVDEGAHLTVVSVQEWDDEAIHLSSQFARLGRDAVLKHFVVSLGGSIVRVNPSAHLAEQGADVDLNGVYFADAGQHLEQQVYVNHDAPKTKSRVNYKGALQGDGARTVWIGDVLIGRTAPGTDSYEQNRNLVLSEGTRADSIPNLEIETGDILGAGHASATGRFDDEHLFYLESRGIPEEEARRIVVLGFLSEIVQHIGDETLQDRLIAALEEELADGARSRAEADALHESTHAPVYVDKLPGSGPTPVAAPKAAPAAAAAPDAPAAAASTSEADA
- the sufB gene encoding Fe-S cluster assembly protein SufB — translated: MSDVLIDRPELEGLGQYEFGWADSDAAGASARRGVNPEVVTDISNLKSEPAWMLKNRLKGLSLFEKKPMPTWGADLSGIDFDNIKYFVRSTEKQAGSWEELPDDIKATYEKLGIPEAERNRLVAGVAAQYESEVVYHQIREDLEAQGVIFMDTDTALREHPEFFEEYFGTVIPAGDNKFAALNTAVWSGGSFVYVPKNVRVEIPLQAYFRINTENMGQFERTLIIADEGSYVHYIEGCTAPIYKSDSLHSAVVEIIVKKNARVRYTTIQNWSNNVYNLVTKRAIAHEGATMEWIDGNIGSKVTMKYPSIYLAGEHAKGETLSVAFAGPGQHQDAGAKMIHMAPYTTSSIVSKSIARGGGRAGYRGEVRVDEGAHHAANTVRCDALLVDTISRSDTYPAIDIRVDDVQLGHEATVSRVSEEQLFYLMSRGMAEDEAMAMIVRGFIEPIARELPMEYALELNKLIEMSMEGSVG
- a CDS encoding heme A synthase, which codes for MSNAQATSMNPLQRAWSWLPTSVDYRVRVAAWASLVCQIVLVGTGGLVRLTSSGLGCPTWPQCGDGSIVTTPALGYHGVIEFGNRLLTFVLVIIVIAAFLSILRIRRVRRDLFWLTFIQGMSIPFQAVLGGISVLAKLNPYVVGSHFIVSMILVRIATTLVYRVTRGPRSDTAATPPWFAVVTRITAVFVAITVVLGILTTGAGPHAGDAHTHRNGLDPKVIEVFHAIPAFAVFGLTIVLMIAVVRLGLPRRFVTMLLCVEIAQIAVGLTQANTGLPALLVGAHLVLAALLVSAMTAVTHTLQSDADLTEPVDEAAVAAATS
- a CDS encoding AAA family ATPase; its protein translation is MATFAVVVNGAPASGKTTLSRILRAELDLPLVAKDAVKEALVEAVGAPLPTRDLGGLSQDVVWRVVGMIDGPVLVESFWGTGRDEEFFARGLKVAGVTSGVEIWCEAPLEVLRERFTTRPRHAVHDDANRMPEWEASARTARPISGFPVIRVDTTGPVDTAQLAAELRTMIPTPPDGQQHSA